A region of the Arsenicicoccus dermatophilus genome:
AAGCTGTAGAAGAGGTTGGAGCCGGCGGCCGGCTCGGTCCAGTTCAGTCCGTCGAAGGCGATCTTCCGATACTGCTCACGGTCGATGGCCTGCCAGATCGCCTTGCGCAGGTTCACGTCCTTGAGCGAGGGGTCCTTGCCGTTGAAGATCAGCTCGCGGGTCGTGGTCAGCTGACCACGCCGGATGTCGAGCTGGTTGGCGCCCTGGATCTGCTGGTAGCGCGCCTTGTTCTGCGTCCGGACCATGTCCAGCTCGCCGTTCTTGAACGCCGGGATGGTGGCCGAGTCCTCCATCTCGCGGAAGATGATCTTGTCCAGCAGCGGCTTCTGGCCCCACCACTTCGGGTTGGGCACCAGCGTGGCGGTCTTCCCGGTGGCGTCCACCTTGTCGATGACGAACGCTCCGGAGCGCCACTCGTTGTGGACCTGGTTGTTCTTGAAGCCGGCGTTGAAGACCTTGGGGTCGTTGCCGACGCTCGGGTGCATCACGCCACCGAAGATCTCGGTGATCGGGTTGTACTTCTTCTTGAAGGTGACGACGACCTCGTTGTCCTTGGCGCCCTTCTCGACCTTCTCCACGTCCTCGTAGCCCGCGGTCGAGACGGTGTTGTAGCCGCCCTTCTGCATGGTGGAGCTCATGGCCTTGCGGGTGGCCTCGAAGGCGCGGTAGTCGATCGGCGTGCCGTCGTTGAACTTGGCCTTGGGGTTGACCGTGTAGGTCGCGACCTGCTTGCCGCCCTTGTCCTCGACCTTGGGCATGGCCTCGAGGTAGTCAGGGTTGTTGGTCACCGTGCCGTCGGGGGTGACGTCGTAGAAGTTGGGGTCGGTGGCGGTGGACACCGACCTGTTGTCGACGTTGTTGCCGTCACCGTTCCAGGCGTTCCAGTCGACCGGCAGGGAGTCGAAGAAGGAGGTGAACGAGCCACCCTGCTCCAGGTTGGCCCGGTCCTGCTTGTTGGTGCTGACCATCTTGGCGGCCGAGCTGGAGTCCTGCTTCTCCAGGCCGGAGCCCTTGTCGCCCGAGCCGCCGGAGCAGCCCGACACCGTGATGGAGGCGGTGAGGGCCACGGCCAGTGCGCCGTAGAACGTGCGGTTCTTCATGATGGGAATTTCCTTTCGGGTCAGAGCCGGTCGGCGTCGACGCTCGGCTCCTGAGAGGTCGCACTGGCGTGCGTGGTGGCGAGCTCCTCGTCGGGGAAGAAGCACGCCTGGTGGTGATCGGCCGCGCCCACCAGGGTGAGCGGCGGCTCCTCGGTGCGGCAGCGCTGCCGCTTGTCCTCACCCAGCAGCGCGAAGACCGGGCAGCGGGTCTGGAAGTCGCACCCCTGCGGTCGGTCGAGCGGGCTGGGAAGGTCTCCCTTGAGCAGGATCCGCTCGCGGGAGCGCTCCACGTCGGGGTCCGGGATGGGGATCGCGGACAGCAACGCGCGCGTGTAGGGGTGGGTGGGGTGGTCGAAGACCTGGTCCACGTGCCCGATCTCGACGATCTTCCCGAGGTACATCACCGCGACGCGGTCGCTGATGTGACGGACGACGGACAGGTCGTGGGCGACGAAGAGATAGGAGATCCCCAGGTCGGCCTTGAGCTTGTCGAGCAGGTTGATGACGCCGGCCTGGATGGACACGTCCAGGGCCGAGACCGGCTCGTCGAGGATGAGCACCTTGGGGTTGAGGGCGAGCGCCCGGGCGATGCCGATGCGCTGCCGCTGGCCGCCGGAGAACTGCCCGGGGAAACGGTTGATGTGGTCGGGCATGAGCCCGACGGTCCGCATCAGCTCGCGCACCCGCGCCTTGGCGTCCTCCTCCTTCATCCCGTGGGTGAGCAGGGGCTCGGCGATGACCTCGTAGACCGTGAACCGCGGGTCCAGGGCACCCATGGGGTCCTGGAAGACCAGCTGGATGTCCCGCCGCAGCGTCTTGACGTCGGCCTTGGAGCCCCCGTCCTTGGGCGACCGGCCGAAGATCTCGACCCGGCCGTCGGCCTTGGGATTCATCTCCATGATCTCGAGGAGGGTGGTCGTCTTGCCACAGCCCGACTCGCCCACGATGGCCAGGCACTCGCCCTCACGGACGTCGAAGGACAGGCCGTCGACGGCCTTGACGGTGCCGACGCGCCGCTTCATCAGCGCGCCCTTCATCAGCGGGAAGTGCTTCTTGAGATCGGCCACCTGCAGGACCGTCTGCCGCTCCTCGCGGGGCACCGCGTCGAAGGGCGACACCGGCAGCTCGGGCACCGGGTAGATGTCGGTGACGCTCACGTCGTCGCCGAAGCGGTGCTTCTTGAGGCAGGCGGCCTCGTGGGCCGGGCCCACCATCTCCAGGGCCGGCTCCCCGTCCAGGCACTCCTGGCTCGCCAGCGGGCACCGGGGGGCGAAGGCGCACCCGGTGGGCTCGTGCAGCAGGTTGGGCGGGTTGCCCTCGATCGGCACCAGAGCGGTCTTGACCCGGCGGTTGACCCGCGGGATCGAGCCGAGCAGGCCGATGGTGTAGGGCATCCGGCTGCGGAAGTAGACCTCGTCGACGGGGCCCTTCTCCACCGGGCGCCCGGCATACATCACCATGACCTCGTCGGCGATGCCGGCGACGACGCCCAGGTCGTGCGTGATCATGATGACCGCGGCACCCGTCTCCTGCTGGGCGACCTTGAGCACGTCCAGGATCTGCGCCTGGATGGTCACGTCGAGCGCCGTGGTCGGCTCGTCGGCGATGATCACGCGCGGGTTGTTGGCGATCGCGATCGCGATCACCACGCGCTGGCGCATGCCTCCCGAGAACTCGTGCGGGTAGGAGTCCACCCGCGTCGTGGGGCTGGGGATGCCGACCAGGTCCAGCAGCTCGATGGCCCGCTCGCGGGCGGCCTTGTCGCTGATGTCGCTGTGCGCCTGGAGCGCCTCGATGATCTGGTTGCCGACCGTGAACACCGGGGTCAGCGAGGACAGCGGGTCCTGGAAGATCATCGCGATGTCCGAGCCGCGGTGCTTGGTCATCTGCGTGTCCGACAGGCCGAGCAGCTCGGCCCCGTTGTACGTGATGGAGCCGTCGATCTTGGCGTACTCCGGGAGCAGTCCCATCACGGCGAGCGAGGTCACGGACTTGCCGGACCCGGACTCACCCACGATGGCCAGGACGCGGCCGGGATGCAGGTCGAAGCTCACCCCGCGTACGGCGTGCACCGACCCCGCCTCGGAGGGGAAGCGCACGTGGAGGTCGCGCACCGACAGGACGGGCTTGGTCTCGTGCGCCAGGGCGTTGGCGCTGGTTGACGGGCTCATGCCGTGCCACCTGACTTCGAGTTGGGGTCGAGCGCGTCGCGCATGCCGTCACCGATCAGCGCGAGCGAGACCGTGATCCACTGCAGGGCGATCGTCGGGATCCAGAACAGCCACGGGTAGCCGCTGAGCTGGTTGGCCGACTGTCCGATGAGCATGCCGAGCGAGAC
Encoded here:
- a CDS encoding ABC transporter family substrate-binding protein; its protein translation is MKNRTFYGALAVALTASITVSGCSGGSGDKGSGLEKQDSSSAAKMVSTNKQDRANLEQGGSFTSFFDSLPVDWNAWNGDGNNVDNRSVSTATDPNFYDVTPDGTVTNNPDYLEAMPKVEDKGGKQVATYTVNPKAKFNDGTPIDYRAFEATRKAMSSTMQKGGYNTVSTAGYEDVEKVEKGAKDNEVVVTFKKKYNPITEIFGGVMHPSVGNDPKVFNAGFKNNQVHNEWRSGAFVIDKVDATGKTATLVPNPKWWGQKPLLDKIIFREMEDSATIPAFKNGELDMVRTQNKARYQQIQGANQLDIRRGQLTTTRELIFNGKDPSLKDVNLRKAIWQAIDREQYRKIAFDGLNWTEPAAGSNLFYSFQKEYEDNFPVKFSKEDAQKTLTDAGYTKGADGIFAKGGQKATVKITYFGDDPTRVALARTLQSMIKAAGIDAQLDQRASGAFNDAMVKKDYGIVSMAFQSGSSSPLVSVCQFMCSDNENNLSFSGTPELDARIKKVGEIADHAAQAKEINAIEKDWFKATYGMMPLYNGPQIEAYRKGIANIGPSLFQSLNPHWENVGWQKGMKKG
- a CDS encoding ABC transporter ATP-binding protein — protein: MSPSTSANALAHETKPVLSVRDLHVRFPSEAGSVHAVRGVSFDLHPGRVLAIVGESGSGKSVTSLAVMGLLPEYAKIDGSITYNGAELLGLSDTQMTKHRGSDIAMIFQDPLSSLTPVFTVGNQIIEALQAHSDISDKAARERAIELLDLVGIPSPTTRVDSYPHEFSGGMRQRVVIAIAIANNPRVIIADEPTTALDVTIQAQILDVLKVAQQETGAAVIMITHDLGVVAGIADEVMVMYAGRPVEKGPVDEVYFRSRMPYTIGLLGSIPRVNRRVKTALVPIEGNPPNLLHEPTGCAFAPRCPLASQECLDGEPALEMVGPAHEAACLKKHRFGDDVSVTDIYPVPELPVSPFDAVPREERQTVLQVADLKKHFPLMKGALMKRRVGTVKAVDGLSFDVREGECLAIVGESGCGKTTTLLEIMEMNPKADGRVEIFGRSPKDGGSKADVKTLRRDIQLVFQDPMGALDPRFTVYEVIAEPLLTHGMKEEDAKARVRELMRTVGLMPDHINRFPGQFSGGQRQRIGIARALALNPKVLILDEPVSALDVSIQAGVINLLDKLKADLGISYLFVAHDLSVVRHISDRVAVMYLGKIVEIGHVDQVFDHPTHPYTRALLSAIPIPDPDVERSRERILLKGDLPSPLDRPQGCDFQTRCPVFALLGEDKRQRCRTEEPPLTLVGAADHHQACFFPDEELATTHASATSQEPSVDADRL